The following are from one region of the Gammaproteobacteria bacterium genome:
- a CDS encoding TraB/GumN family protein, with amino-acid sequence MIDKQEQTIPLTAGNDTQAEPIKTIKVNSSSITLLGTAHVSKASADKVQELIATGQYDAVAVELCPSRHKVIVNPDAMARMDLFQVIKNGQASMVAASLALGAFQQRMAEQFGIEPGAEMRVAIKDAQAAKLPVLLIDREIGTTMKRIYHSVPWWKRINLLGGLIASVISQEKFSAAEIERLKEGDVLESSFSQFAEDEKDLFRPLISERDEYMTARLIKECQENDYRHVLAVVGAGHLSGMARQFEERHIADPDERITQLDTIPPPSPWLKLIPWLIVVFVLVGFVFGFMQSPDIGISMVMDWVLITGGLSAVGTAIAFAHPLSILSAFLAAPITTLHPAIGAGMVVAAVEAYLRKPKVSDFNQLRTDTTSLKGWWNNQVTRVLLIFILSSLGAAIGTYVAGFRIFEQLSSS; translated from the coding sequence ATGATCGATAAACAAGAACAAACCATCCCCTTAACCGCGGGAAACGACACACAAGCCGAGCCGATCAAGACCATCAAAGTCAATAGCAGCAGCATCACGTTACTGGGAACCGCGCATGTCTCAAAAGCCAGTGCAGATAAGGTGCAAGAGCTCATCGCTACGGGTCAGTACGACGCGGTGGCAGTCGAATTGTGTCCAAGCCGGCATAAAGTAATCGTGAATCCTGATGCAATGGCCAGGATGGATCTATTCCAGGTCATAAAAAACGGTCAGGCGAGCATGGTTGCCGCCAGTCTGGCGCTAGGCGCTTTTCAGCAGCGCATGGCGGAACAGTTTGGGATTGAACCGGGTGCCGAAATGCGTGTTGCAATCAAGGATGCGCAAGCAGCCAAATTGCCGGTGCTCTTGATCGATCGAGAAATCGGCACGACCATGAAGCGGATCTATCACAGTGTGCCGTGGTGGAAACGCATCAACCTCTTAGGCGGTTTGATCGCCAGTGTCATCAGTCAGGAGAAATTCAGCGCGGCCGAGATTGAAAGACTGAAAGAAGGCGATGTACTGGAAAGTTCTTTCTCACAGTTTGCAGAAGATGAAAAAGATTTATTCCGTCCGCTCATCAGCGAACGGGATGAATATATGACCGCCCGTCTCATCAAAGAATGCCAAGAAAACGACTATCGGCATGTTTTGGCGGTCGTCGGTGCCGGTCATCTAAGCGGCATGGCACGGCAATTTGAAGAACGCCATATTGCCGATCCGGATGAACGTATTACGCAACTGGATACCATTCCGCCGCCATCACCGTGGCTCAAACTCATTCCCTGGCTGATCGTGGTATTCGTTTTAGTCGGTTTCGTTTTTGGCTTTATGCAAAGCCCGGATATCGGCATCAGCATGGTCATGGATTGGGTACTGATAACCGGTGGACTATCCGCTGTGGGGACAGCCATCGCTTTCGCACACCCGCTGTCGATTCTGAGCGCTTTTCTGGCGGCTCCCATCACGACGTTGCACCCGGCCATTGGCGCCGGGATGGTCGTGGCAGCCGTTGAAGCTTATTTGCGCAAGCCCAAGGTCAGCGATTTCAACCAGCTCAGAACCGACACCACCAGCTTGAAAGGCTGGTGGAATAATCAAGTCACGCGCGTTTTATTGATTTTCATTTTATCTTCGCTCGGCGCTGCCATTGGCACTTATGTCGCCGGGTTCCGAATCTTCGAGCAACTGAGCAGCAGCTAA